The genomic region TATGGTCAAATCTCCCGCAAAGATACGCGACTCGCGCGCTCCCATCAAAATCTCCGCATTCGGCAGCGCCGCCGCCAGCGCGTCCAGCGAGCCGACATGGTCCTGATGCGCGTGCGTCAGAACGATCCGCGTGATCGGTTTCCCCAGATCCTTCGCCGCCGCCAGGATCTCCTTCTCGCTGCCCGGCAGACCCGCATCGATCAGTATCAGTCCGTCGTCGTCCCGAACTAAGTAGCAGCTTACCGGGAAGAACTTCGGGTAACGTGTCAGCTGCGTCAGATATTCGCCGTGATTGAGTATTTCCATGCCGCGCCTCTTTTCGTCAAAACTAATGATAATCTATTTTAAACTAATACTATTAGTTTTGTCAAGCGCTGCGATAAAAAAACCGGGATCCAGCTCTGGATCCCGGTTCTGAAGGTAAAGAAATTTAACGCAGGAGCGACGCGCCGCCGTCGACGTAGATATCCACGCCGGAAACATGGCGCGAGAGGTCGGAGGCCAGGAACAGGCAGGTATCGGCGACGTCGATCGGTTCGCCGTGGCCTTCGTGCAGGGCGGGGCTGCCTTCGGGCATCTCGACCTTGATCCCGATCCTGTCGGTGTCGCGCTTTTCCGTGCGAGCGTCGATATTCGTCTCAATCGCGCCGGGACAGACGGCGTTGGCGCGGATGTTGTGCCGGCCGAGCTCCAGCGCGATCATCTTCATAAACGCCACCTGGCCCGCCTTGCTGGAGCTGTACGCCGAGGCGCCGGGGTTGGAGAATGTCCGGTTGCCGTTGACGCTGCTGGTGATAATGATCGAGCCGCCGCCGTTTTTCTTCAAGTGCGGCACGGCGAAATGGACGGTGAGATAGGTCCCTTTGAGATTGATCCCCAGGGTCTTGTCCCACTCCTCCGGCTGAAGCTCCTCGATCGGCGCCCAGACCCCGTTGATTCCGGCGTTGGCGAAGACGATGTCCAGCTTTCCAAATGTTTCCACCGTTTGATTGACGGCTTTTTCCACAGACTGGGCGTCCGCGACGTCGATCTCAATGAAGAGCGCCTTCGCTCCCAGCTTTTCGATCTCGGCCCGAACTTCTTCTCCCTCGGCTCGCTGCATATCCGCGATCGTGACGCTTGCGCCTTCGCGCGCGAAGCGCAGCGCCGTCCCTTTGCCGATCCCGCTCGCGCCTCCCGTAATAAAGGCGACCTTTCCATCCAGCATGCCCATATGATTTCTCTCCCCTGACGCCGCCGATATTGCGGCGAGCTTGTCGCTGGTTTCTACCCAGAATCGAGGGGCGATTATTCACGGAGGCGTATGCCAAGAATCTCTCTCAATGTGGTTTTTTGAGACCCGGATGCGCGGCCAGCCACTCCTTCCAGGTTGCGTGCCGGCGGACATTGCGGTGGACCATGTCGATCTCGGCGAGAACATCCTCGGGCTTGGTCGCGAGCTCCAACTGCGCGAGCTCGATATCCTCTTCGTTTTCAATC from Capsulimonas corticalis harbors:
- a CDS encoding SDR family oxidoreductase, translated to MGMLDGKVAFITGGASGIGKGTALRFAREGASVTIADMQRAEGEEVRAEIEKLGAKALFIEIDVADAQSVEKAVNQTVETFGKLDIVFANAGINGVWAPIEELQPEEWDKTLGINLKGTYLTVHFAVPHLKKNGGGSIIITSSVNGNRTFSNPGASAYSSSKAGQVAFMKMIALELGRHNIRANAVCPGAIETNIDARTEKRDTDRIGIKVEMPEGSPALHEGHGEPIDVADTCLFLASDLSRHVSGVDIYVDGGASLLR